In one Heteronotia binoei isolate CCM8104 ecotype False Entrance Well chromosome 1, APGP_CSIRO_Hbin_v1, whole genome shotgun sequence genomic region, the following are encoded:
- the COQ3 gene encoding ubiquinone biosynthesis O-methyltransferase, mitochondrial isoform X1: MAGSRTVCRRGLSLQAMLGNHCILPLQIAQGGLFKKRKTQLTYSAHTSLTEAWNKISFTGQPFSTSHTTVDPKEMKKFQLLAHKWWDEHGEYSALHSMNDIRVPFIRDIVLNMRNDYPLGSPLSGMKILDIGCGGGLLTEPLGRLGASVTGIDPLEDNIKTAELHKSFDPVLAKKIQYKPCSLEDFVGETSETFDIIVASEVVEHVADVEMFIRCCSEVLKPEGSICITTINKSQLSYILGIVVAEKVLGIVPAGTHEWEKFIAPEELERILESNGFLVKTVKGMLYNPLFGSWSWIKSTSINYALHAIKSCAQEQSDPREPPLETDKAQLQTEASVRSGC, encoded by the exons GTAACCACTGTATTCTGCCTCTTCAAATAGCTCAAGGAGGCTTGTTTAAGAAACGTAAAACTCAGCTAACATACAGTGCACATACCAGTTTGACTGAAGCATGGAACAAAAT ATCCTTCACAGGCCAGCCATTCAGCACTTCTCACACAACAGTGGATCCTAAGGAGATGAAGAAATTCCAGCTCTTGGCACACAAATGGTGGGATGAGCATGGAGAATATTCAGCCCTTCATTCCATGAATGATATTAGAGTTCCATTTATTCG AGATATTGTTCTCAATATGAGAAATGATTATCCTTTGGGAAGCCCTCTGTCTGGCATGAAGATCCTGGATATTGGTTGTGGTGGTGGACTGTTGACTGAG CCCCTAGGAAGATTGGGAGCTTCAGTTACTGGCATTGATCCTTTGGAAGACAACATCAAAACAGCGGAACTGCATAAATCATTTGATCCAGTCCTAGCCAAGAAAATACAGTATAAACCCTGTTCACTAGAAGATTTTGTGGGAGAGACTTCGGAAACCTTTGACATCATTGTAGcttctgaagtagtagaacatgTGGCTGATGTGGAAATGTTTATCAGGTGCTGCAGTGAAGTGTTAAAA ccagAAGGCTCTATATGCATAACTACAATCAACAAATCACAGTTGTCTTACATCTTGGGCATTGTGGTTGCTGAGAAAGTATTGGGCATTGTTCCGGCAGGCACCCACGAGTGGGAGAAATTCATAGCTCCTGAAGAGCTGGAGCGGATCCTAGAATCAA ATGGTTTTTTAGTCAAGACAGTGAAAGGAATGCTGTACAACCCTCTCTTTGGATCCTGGAGCTGGATTAAAAGCACTAGCATTAACTATGCCCTCCATGCTATCAAATCCTGCGCACAGGAACAATCAGATCCAAGGGAACCACCTCTGGAGACAGACAAAGCACAGCTCCAAACTGAAGCTAGTGTCAGAAGTGGTTGTTGA
- the COQ3 gene encoding ubiquinone biosynthesis O-methyltransferase, mitochondrial isoform X2, protein MAGSRTVCRRGLSLQAMLGNHCILPLQIAQGGLFKKRKTQLTYSAHTSLTEAWNKIDIVLNMRNDYPLGSPLSGMKILDIGCGGGLLTEPLGRLGASVTGIDPLEDNIKTAELHKSFDPVLAKKIQYKPCSLEDFVGETSETFDIIVASEVVEHVADVEMFIRCCSEVLKPEGSICITTINKSQLSYILGIVVAEKVLGIVPAGTHEWEKFIAPEELERILESNGFLVKTVKGMLYNPLFGSWSWIKSTSINYALHAIKSCAQEQSDPREPPLETDKAQLQTEASVRSGC, encoded by the exons GTAACCACTGTATTCTGCCTCTTCAAATAGCTCAAGGAGGCTTGTTTAAGAAACGTAAAACTCAGCTAACATACAGTGCACATACCAGTTTGACTGAAGCATGGAACAAAAT AGATATTGTTCTCAATATGAGAAATGATTATCCTTTGGGAAGCCCTCTGTCTGGCATGAAGATCCTGGATATTGGTTGTGGTGGTGGACTGTTGACTGAG CCCCTAGGAAGATTGGGAGCTTCAGTTACTGGCATTGATCCTTTGGAAGACAACATCAAAACAGCGGAACTGCATAAATCATTTGATCCAGTCCTAGCCAAGAAAATACAGTATAAACCCTGTTCACTAGAAGATTTTGTGGGAGAGACTTCGGAAACCTTTGACATCATTGTAGcttctgaagtagtagaacatgTGGCTGATGTGGAAATGTTTATCAGGTGCTGCAGTGAAGTGTTAAAA ccagAAGGCTCTATATGCATAACTACAATCAACAAATCACAGTTGTCTTACATCTTGGGCATTGTGGTTGCTGAGAAAGTATTGGGCATTGTTCCGGCAGGCACCCACGAGTGGGAGAAATTCATAGCTCCTGAAGAGCTGGAGCGGATCCTAGAATCAA ATGGTTTTTTAGTCAAGACAGTGAAAGGAATGCTGTACAACCCTCTCTTTGGATCCTGGAGCTGGATTAAAAGCACTAGCATTAACTATGCCCTCCATGCTATCAAATCCTGCGCACAGGAACAATCAGATCCAAGGGAACCACCTCTGGAGACAGACAAAGCACAGCTCCAAACTGAAGCTAGTGTCAGAAGTGGTTGTTGA